A single region of the Gemmatimonadota bacterium genome encodes:
- a CDS encoding NUDIX domain-containing protein encodes MSVISSAMLVNSDGDILINLRDDDPRIIFPNKWSLIGGYAQEKEDPEQGLIREVKEEIGYEVTDRSLLATFFDRADVWHLYLAPINVPIDYLILGEGQAIRFIDPARALTELDLCVTSRCFIEVYLRYLDFQDYARSRKPTVSVISSAMLVNPAGDILVNLRDDDPRIIFPNQWSLIGGHVEENESPEEGLVREVEEEIGYRLSDYDLLATFFDGTDIRNLYIVPIDVPIDDLVLGEGQAIRYIDSARALNELDLCVTGRRCIEVYLRHLEFQEYVRSRTDVGSQA; translated from the coding sequence GTGTCCGTCATCTCCTCCGCAATGCTGGTCAACTCAGACGGCGACATCCTCATCAACCTCCGCGACGACGATCCCCGCATCATCTTCCCGAACAAGTGGAGTCTCATAGGGGGGTACGCACAAGAAAAGGAAGACCCCGAACAGGGCCTGATCCGTGAGGTGAAGGAGGAGATTGGTTACGAGGTAACCGACCGCAGTCTGCTGGCGACATTCTTTGACAGAGCGGATGTGTGGCACTTGTATCTGGCGCCAATTAATGTACCCATCGATTACCTTATCCTGGGCGAAGGACAGGCCATTCGGTTCATCGACCCCGCCAGAGCGCTCACTGAACTGGATCTCTGTGTCACCAGCCGGTGTTTCATAGAGGTTTACCTGAGATACCTGGATTTCCAGGATTACGCCCGCTCACGAAAACCTACCGTGTCCGTTATTTCTTCCGCCATGCTGGTCAACCCCGCCGGCGACATCCTCGTCAACCTGCGCGACGACGATCCCCGCATCATCTTCCCGAACCAGTGGAGCCTCATCGGGGGTCACGTAGAGGAGAACGAAAGCCCGGAAGAAGGCCTGGTACGGGAGGTGGAGGAGGAGATTGGATATCGGTTGTCCGACTACGATCTACTGGCAACTTTCTTCGATGGCACGGACATACGGAATCTCTATATCGTCCCCATCGACGTCCCCATAGATGACCTTGTGCTGGGCGAAGGTCAGGCTATTCGGTACATCGACTCCGCACGGGCGCTAAACGAACTGGATCTGTGTGTCACCGGCCGGCGGTGCATAGAGGTGTATTTACGACACCTGGAATTCCAAGAGTACGTACGCTCGCGGACAGATGTCGGATCCCAGGCGTAG